The following are encoded together in the Gloeocapsa sp. PCC 73106 genome:
- a CDS encoding L-threonylcarbamoyladenylate synthase, with amino-acid sequence MATIYNLHSQNPQPRRIAEISNALKDGAVMLYPTDTVYAIGCDLQSKSAIKRVREIKQLSNDKPLTFCCSSLSNISEYALVTDQAYRIMKHLIPGPYTFLLPATKLVPKLVMNPKRKTSGIRVPDHVICQALLSSLDNPIISTSAHLPDIDGKLPTLGREKIRLFDNLDNLVDMIIEDDSESGSEFSTIIDLSDGEAPKIVRQGLNWESVKRWLY; translated from the coding sequence ATGGCTACTATATATAATCTCCACTCTCAAAATCCCCAGCCTCGTCGCATTGCTGAAATCAGTAACGCTCTCAAAGACGGAGCGGTTATGCTCTATCCTACTGATACAGTTTATGCTATCGGCTGTGATTTGCAGTCTAAATCAGCGATCAAACGAGTCCGAGAGATCAAACAACTCTCAAATGATAAACCTTTAACCTTTTGTTGTTCTTCTCTGTCTAACATTTCCGAGTATGCTTTGGTCACAGATCAAGCTTATCGAATTATGAAACATTTAATTCCTGGTCCCTATACTTTTTTGTTACCCGCGACTAAATTAGTCCCTAAATTGGTGATGAATCCCAAACGTAAAACGAGCGGTATTCGTGTTCCTGATCACGTTATTTGTCAAGCTTTATTATCATCCCTGGATAATCCTATCATTTCTACTTCGGCTCATTTACCCGATATTGATGGGAAATTACCTACCCTGGGTAGAGAGAAAATCAGGCTATTCGACAATCTCGATAACTTAGTAGATATGATCATTGAAGATGATTCAGAATCTGGGAGTGAGTTTTCTACCATCATTGATTTGAGCGATGGCGAAGCCCCAAAGATTGTGCGCCAAGGCTTAAACTGGGAAAGTGTCAAAAGATGGCTGTATTAG
- the larC gene encoding nickel pincer cofactor biosynthesis protein LarC: MIKVAYLQCPTGIAGDMCLGSLVDIGVPLEYLTTQLEKLSMANEYRLGVEKVNRQGQLATKVIVDLLKPESVPHRHLNTIENLIQQANLPPKAREWSLKIFRQLAIAEGKVHGVPPERVHFHEVGATDAIVDIVGTCLGLDWLEIEQIYCSPLPVGGGSVKAAHGILPVPVPAVVKLWESRQVPVYANGINQELVTPTGAAIAVTLAEEFGEIPPLQLIKVGLGAGTKDFPIPNILRLWLGNKTNHSNTVEEIAVLETQIDDFNPQGIGYLWERLTEAGALDVFTQAIGMKKSRPGVLLTVICPPELISTCEAVIFRETTTLGVRHRIQPRTILSRHWETLEMEWGTIRLKIAKSEDQIVNVQPEYEDCAAIARQHNLPWLKVYQMALNTWYAQHNETV, translated from the coding sequence ATGATCAAAGTTGCTTATTTACAATGTCCAACGGGTATAGCTGGGGATATGTGCTTAGGATCGCTGGTTGATATAGGCGTACCTTTAGAATACTTAACAACGCAGCTGGAAAAATTATCAATGGCTAATGAGTATCGTTTAGGGGTAGAAAAAGTAAATCGACAAGGTCAATTAGCAACAAAGGTAATTGTAGATTTACTCAAACCTGAATCGGTTCCCCATAGACATCTCAACACAATTGAAAATCTGATTCAACAAGCTAATCTTCCTCCCAAAGCGCGTGAATGGAGTTTGAAAATTTTTCGCCAATTAGCGATCGCCGAGGGTAAGGTACACGGTGTTCCCCCGGAGCGAGTGCATTTTCACGAAGTGGGAGCTACTGACGCGATCGTTGATATAGTGGGTACCTGTTTGGGTTTAGATTGGTTGGAGATTGAGCAGATTTACTGTTCCCCTCTACCCGTAGGAGGAGGAAGCGTTAAAGCCGCTCATGGTATCTTACCTGTACCTGTACCTGCGGTAGTAAAATTGTGGGAATCGCGTCAAGTACCAGTTTACGCCAATGGAATTAACCAAGAGTTGGTTACCCCAACTGGTGCGGCGATCGCTGTCACCCTCGCGGAAGAATTTGGAGAGATTCCACCTCTACAATTAATTAAAGTTGGCTTAGGTGCGGGGACCAAAGATTTCCCTATTCCTAATATATTACGTCTTTGGTTAGGTAATAAAACGAACCATTCCAATACAGTAGAAGAAATTGCGGTTTTAGAAACCCAAATCGACGACTTTAATCCTCAAGGGATCGGCTATCTCTGGGAACGTTTAACCGAAGCGGGTGCGCTGGATGTTTTTACTCAAGCTATTGGTATGAAAAAATCACGTCCCGGGGTTTTGCTTACGGTTATCTGTCCACCGGAGTTGATTTCTACTTGCGAAGCGGTTATCTTTAGAGAAACAACAACCCTAGGGGTGCGTCATCGCATTCAACCCCGTACGATTCTTTCCCGTCATTGGGAAACCCTAGAGATGGAATGGGGAACAATTAGGCTCAAAATAGCCAAGAGTGAAGATCAGATAGTTAATGTTCAACCAGAATACGAAGATTGCGCCGCGATCGCCCGTCAACACAACTTACCCTGGTTAAAAGTCTATCAGATGGCTTTAAATACTTGGTACGCTCAACACAATGAAACAGTTTAA
- a CDS encoding lysylphosphatidylglycerol synthase domain-containing protein, with product MKQFKPYLRWIIVGATVFFLLKTLKNNWQEVTHVTLEPQGWSYLAIALLVTLLAHIWSGLVWGLILRTFQQPLTWFWALRVYLTTNVAKYLPGNIWHFYGRINAVVKAGGNAPVATVTVLLEPLLMASAALLMAIFSGSGKIWLQLLGLIGVLIAIHPWFLNRLIRYLSRLKGNYTEVTVKSYPWQLLLGEWGFVFLRGIGFVMVVAAFTPIILAQVPYLLSVFSLAWLLGLIVPGAPGGLGVFEATAIAALNSSQFPYAMVLAIVAVFRLISILAEAIAALLAAISFKPN from the coding sequence ATGAAACAGTTTAAACCTTATTTGCGCTGGATAATTGTAGGCGCTACGGTCTTTTTTCTGCTGAAAACTCTGAAAAATAACTGGCAAGAAGTCACTCATGTTACTCTTGAACCCCAGGGTTGGAGTTATCTGGCGATCGCTCTATTAGTTACTTTGTTAGCTCATATTTGGTCTGGGTTGGTTTGGGGGTTGATACTCAGGACCTTTCAACAGCCCCTAACTTGGTTTTGGGCTCTTAGAGTCTATTTAACTACAAATGTCGCTAAATATTTACCTGGCAATATCTGGCATTTTTATGGTCGCATCAACGCCGTAGTGAAAGCCGGAGGTAACGCACCTGTAGCCACGGTTACGGTACTGTTAGAACCTCTGTTAATGGCTTCTGCAGCTCTGTTAATGGCTATTTTCTCTGGAAGTGGCAAGATTTGGTTACAACTGTTGGGCTTAATTGGTGTTTTGATAGCTATTCATCCTTGGTTTCTCAATCGTCTGATTCGCTATCTGAGTCGTCTTAAGGGTAATTATACCGAAGTTACCGTTAAGTCCTACCCATGGCAATTATTATTGGGTGAGTGGGGCTTTGTATTTTTGCGGGGTATAGGTTTTGTGATGGTGGTCGCGGCTTTTACCCCTATAATTCTTGCTCAAGTACCTTATTTACTAAGTGTTTTCAGTTTAGCTTGGTTATTGGGTTTGATAGTTCCCGGTGCTCCCGGTGGTTTGGGTGTGTTTGAAGCTACTGCGATCGCAGCTCTTAACTCTTCACAATTTCCCTACGCTATGGTATTAGCTATAGTCGCTGTCTTCCGTTTAATTAGTATTTTAGCCGAGGCGATCGCTGCTCTCTTAGCTGCAATTAGTTTTAAGCCAAATTAA